Genomic segment of Brachyhypopomus gauderio isolate BG-103 chromosome 10, BGAUD_0.2, whole genome shotgun sequence:
CATGCCATGTTTGTATTGGCCATTGAAGTTAGTCATTACAAGTACTCCGTTTCTtaacgagttttaacaaaattAATGGATAGGAAACGTTGATGGATTTTAAACCAAACGTTTATTTAAGAAGAAACGTAATGAATAAAAAGCGTATCGAGGCACGAATTAACCAAATACAGGCTCAGAAATAAATCAAAACCAGTTGATTTCATCGGGACGCATTCTGACTACTATCACGAGTAGGTTACGTGCATTATGCTCTACATCTCTAAATAATAACTAAGGCAGCGTGCGCGAATGTTGACGGATGAGATTTATGGACGATGTCGCCACCTAGTGCCGACGACCATTCATGACATCATGGCGCTGTAAGATGAGGAAGAGCCTTCGGTGTCGGTGCTTATTATGAGGGGCTGCTTCTCAGAGTCCAGTGGCCTTCTCCTCCGCCGTAATAAACACATGCGGACTGCAGCCAGCCCCACAGCCAGAACGCCAGTGCAGAGGGCCCCCAGGACCGCTGCTCCCAGAAGCCAGATCCAGAGTACTCTCACCTCCTCTAGATATGATGCCACGTTGTCTATGAACCGTTGACCTGCAGCGGTACAAGCAAGAAATTGTGTAAGAAATTAGGAAGCAAATCAGAAGTCAACACAATGTACTTGTGTTCATACATGAAGACAGTGACTCTTTGATAACATTAAACATATTAAACCTATTAAACTGAGCTGCTTGACCTCTCGAGATTCCCAGAGCTTAAAAGAGTTTAGTCGCCTCgtgatcaaaaaaaaaaaaagtagtacTGATAAGGCTATAAAAATATGCAATTGTGCATTCACCAGGATCTTGGAGGTAGGCGTACTCATAGCCCATGTCTTTGCTGGAGAGGAAGTAGTCTCCGTTTCTGTACAAGGGGATGAAGGGCGCCATGTAGTATTCACTGTTGTGTCCAATGGGTGCGTTGGCTGAAGGATAATGAGATCTATCAGGCTGGTGTCTCCTCAACCACTGCTCATAGATACTGGGGAAAGGGGACATGGGTTCAAACTCAGCCTGTCACCTTGTTGTAAATACTTGTTAGATCGACAATATTATGATGTTAAAAAGCAAGTATGTAAATCACTGTGTGGGCAAGTGGGAATATGGAACTGTGAAGGCTGTGTTCCACGTCTCCCCACCACGTGTTACCTGTCCACGAAGGCGTGGTGCAGGATGAAGATGGGGTCGTTGGCAGAGCCCTGCACCGAAGACATGGAGCCGTTCATGAAGACGTGCACGGAGGCGTGCATCCCCATCTTGGGACTGCTCCCCAGGCCGGTCTGAGGGTCTCCAAACCCTGCGAAGGGGAAACACACCACAGGAAGCATGGGGCAGACTCTAGACTGTACGCCCTGGAGATAGTCCAAGGTGGTGAAGGTGAAATTAAGGGTTTTAAGGATGTAGCTATGTAGCAGTTCAGGGTAATTCCAACAGAACAATGATCGGATAGGTATTATAATTAGATGATTATACATTCATTAGCTTTACTAAGAACACCTTGAACAAGAAAGCTTTGTTAAGACATTAAACTACAGTTCTCATTTGAAAGTGACTTCAGAGGCGCAACATTAACTACAGTTCAGAGTTAAAAACCTGTGCTGAACTGACTTAGTGTTCTAAACGAATACAGCAAGTGTTCATTCAGCAGGTGATTTCACAGCATATCCTTATCATTAAAAGTGGAAGTCTCCATTGTGGTCATGAAATGTAGTGTGTTGTGGTATTGAACCTTCGAGAGTGTTCCTGAAGCTCATGTTGGCTGTGACGTCCATGTCTCCAGTGTCGTACTGGGCCAGGTTGAGCGTGAATTCCACGTTAGCGGCCGTGGGCAGTCCGTCTGCCACGTTCCGGTCGTGCTTACCGGGGTTCCGTAATAAAGGACCTTCCTCCCTGCCGTCGCACAGCACACCTCTCATACTGTACTCTGGTGCTCTGGAACAAATCACCTGTAGAGGGCGCTATAATACTCAGTCTTGGGCAACCGCAACTGAACCAACCATATCATCCATAGATAGGTCTCAATATGAATCGGTGGTAtcttaaatgtcatttaaaacaTGTGGTGGTCTATAGTGGTCTATATCAGAAACGGTATTTAGTTAGCACCTAAGTATTTGTTAAAATCTTGATACAGTTCATTTTTCTTTTTAGTTTCTAATATGAGTTTATATTACTTAATTTTGTAAATATaaagtttttaaattaccttccaGGAGGAGAACACAGATGATGGACTGATGAGGTTCGGGTTAAGACGACTCTGACTCCCCATGAGATCGTCGGTGCACACGTCGCAGTCTCGTGCGTCTCTCCAGTCCCAGTAAGGGACGGTGAAACTGAAGTCTCCCGTTAATTTCCTAATCTCGTGTTCCCAACGCAGTAAGTACACTCTGTGCCATGGCGGGAAAGCGGGAGCCCAGTGCCCAAAATCCACCTGCCTCCACACGTTATTAGTCCCACCAAGCATTGCGTTTCGGGAAACATAATAGTGCATCCAAACGAAGAGGTCGTAGATAGAGACGTTCAGAAACATCGGGGTGGTGCTATTGATAATTTCATTGTATGTTCCGGTGGCAATCACATAATCTTGGCTTACTGTGTTCTTGGCGAGATTAAGGTAAGCGATAAAGTTCTGCCTTTCTGTGGCTGACAGCTGGAAAATGTTTTTGCGAACAGACTCGCGTCTCTCCGCGCAGTTTGGCCCAAAGTAGCCGAAACTGCAATCGCCGCAGTTATGACCCATAAAGTTTTGCAGGCACCGGCATGTACGGTTGAAAAACACAGTTGGCCATCTCTCTCTATCGTCAATACCTTTAAAAGGGTATTGCGGGCCGTCTGGCTGCTCGGATACTACCACATCCTCACAGACACCTCGACCTGATCGCGTCCCACAGGGTGATCCATCTTCCCAAACGGGGCAACATTCCTTAGAGCCGAGAACATCTCTGCTAATACACTGCCGAGGAAATTGTTCGTACGTTGATTTAAAAAGTTGGAGGAAAAATGTAATTAGACTTAGCGACCTCATCCTGTCTACGACGATTGTTCTGTGACTTTGAGGTTAATTATTTTACATGGTTGTTGAACGGTTTTCTACGCCCACTGTCCGCTGATTTTCGTCACATGTCTCTCAGCCCCAGGGGTCATTTCAGTGTAAAAATTCTTTCAGTGAAATCCGCCCACTGCTGGCACTTAAGGCTCATCTCTTGTTTTAACGTTGCGTTTTTCATGAAAAAGTGACTGCGATTGTTAAATGTTGTAAGACTTGATAGGTTTTCATTGTCACAGACTTGACAACGTCGTTCAAAGACAGATGTGCCCGCCATGTGTGTCTAGTTGCAAATTTTGCTTCAGTACTTGGAAGTACATGAAATTCCGAGTTCGATGTACAGTACACGGTTTAACCAGATGATGGCGCTGCGTACAAATAACAAAATTAGGGTAAGAGTGCCACTTAAGCAAACTCGAGTAAAAAAAGAGTTTTATTCGCATTCAGGATGGCACTGTACAGGTAGCTAGGAGACAAATTATTATCttcaatataaatataattttaagTAGAGTAGTACAAACACCTCTTTAGCTAATCTCTTCTCATCGGGCAGTAGCTAATTTTGTGCATAGGAATGACGGATATAGCTACAAATGGTGTTTTTAATGCTAGTTAGGTCACTGAGCATATTACGCAGGTTAGAGACTTATGACGTTCatcaaaaatgtaaaacaaaaatacatatggGCTGGTAATCAATTTCAGTTTTTGTTTGCTATTGAATGATAACTAGCTACTAGGAGAAACGAAACTTCCGGTGAATCCAAACAGAACAAACCAGCCTACGCTTAAAATTGAATTGGGCGCTTTACAGTGGTCGATCATCGGTTCGGTCATTGCGCAGAATGCAACTGTGAGCTTAGAAGGAAAGTCGCAGATTACTTATTTTTTCTCATTTAGGCGTAAAAATACCTGCACTAACCGCATTTTTAAAGCATATGGTGATTTGGGCAAAATGCCATGTGACGAAGGAGAGCTGACACATCGGCAATTAAGTGAAGGTTTTTCGTGAGCACACATAGACTCGAGGAAAAGCAGATTGTCAGGACACAAGCAGTGGCGCGAACTAAGGTGAGAACGGTAAGCACGTTATTCCTTATTTTGAGATATTACAAGTTTAGCGGTTCGTTAGATTGGTTTGCTTTAGGTACGTGTGCGAATTCTGAGATGTTGCAATTTCGCGTGCCTGACATGCATAGATTGTTAGCTGTCGTCATGTGTCGATATAAATCTACAGCTGCATCTTAACAGACTTGTGACTTGAGTattcagcaccacggacagctCCTTATAGTTACGGACGCATTTCTTTCGGAGGGAGAGATTATAGTTTAGGAGTCGTAAGTTTACAGAACTTTAAACATGTTAAGGCGATGTTATTGATTCTCGTTGCAGTGAAGTTTGCTCGCCCTGTGTATACAAGCAGCCGTTCACGAAGGCATTGATATGATTAATGGTAATGAAATACTGACCGATGACTTCACAGGTTTCTCTGGATGCTGACAGAGCCCGCCTGCTCCCTCACAAACAAGATTAGTCATTTCCCAAGAGAGATGTTACTTGTTGAAGAGTCCTGTATTTGGACGAAAAACCGGGAGCAGTGATTTAGTGATTTGTTTAGTTGTGATTGTTAATAGATTAAGAGGAAAAGATGCGTTTGTCCCATTAACTGTTGCAGATGCCCTGAGCGATCCTGCTGCCTTTGGAtctgacagacaggaggagatGGGGGTTTTTCTTCTCTTACTCGTTGCTCTGCTTGGGCTGGATGGCGGACCAGCGAGGCCAGGCACGCTAGCGCTCGCCCAGTCCAACGAGCGGCGTGTCCTGGCCCACATCCCCGGCGACATCATCATCGGGGCGCTGTTCTCCGTGCACCACCAGCCGCCTGCGGACAAAGTGCACGAGCGCAAGTGTGGAGCCGTGCGCGAGCAGTACGGCATCCAGCGCGTGGAGGCCATGATGCACACGCTGGACCGCATCAACGCCGACCCGGCCATCCTGCCCAACGTCACGCTGGGCTGCGAGATCCGAGACTCCTGCTGGCACTCCGCCGTGGCTCTGGAGCAGAGCATCGAGTTCATCCGGGACACCCTGGTCTccgccgaggaggaggagggtctgTCCAAGTGCTCCGCCGAGGGGGGAGGAACACCCGTGAGAGGAAAGAAGCCCATTGTCGGCTTAATTGGACCTGGCTCCAGCTCCGTGGCCATCCAGGTGCAGAACCTCCTCCAGCTCTTCAACATCCCCCAAATCGCCTACTCCGCCACCAGCATGGATCTCAGCGATAAGTCCCTGTATAAGTACTTCATGAGGGTCGTGCCTTCAGACGCTCAGCAGGCCAGAGCAATGGTGGACATCGTCAAAAGATACAATTGGACCTACGTCTCAGCCATACACACTGAGGGTAAGGGGCACTGTGTTTGGTGGCATAGGTGTTTGGGGTTTAAACAGGTAAAACAAGATATTAGTTATTATAAATGATTATAAACGAATGTATCATTCACAAGTAGACACTGACTGAAACCGCAATCTGTCTGACAATCTGACAGCATCTAGGCTATGACTTATGACACCTCATGTGGTGTCCACTTGAAAGGTTTGCTTTGAATGATTCATGTGTTGTCTCTTCTGGTACAAAGTGTCATATCTTCCCTTTCAGTTTGTTAGGAGACAGCTTGTTCTGGGGGACGATACTTCACACAAACCTGAAGCAGCCACGCTCATACGAAACCTCAGCATTACTCTCCTCATAACTGAGGGCGTACATGTCAAATGATGTTTTCTAATGAGCAAAACAACAACTTGAATTCATATTATATCAAAAATACAACAAATGAGGATATTCATTTATATAAAGCAGATAAAACTATGTGCAGTGGAACGCAACCTTTCTGCCATTAATCAGAAGCTCCTTTCACACACCATGCATTACCTCTGACTGGTGCGTTTGAATAATGCCTCCCTGTCACATCGCTAACCCAAAGCAGCCCTTGTGGACATGAAGACCAATGACCTAGCAGAGTAATGTTAATTACAGCACTGGTTAAGTATGGAAGACTGCCCTTGGTAATCACCTCCATGCTGGGGTGAGAACATGAAACATGACCAGTGCTGCAAATACATTCTTGCAAAAGTAGCAGGACtaaagtgctttatatgctTATATGCCAGTAAATTTTTGTTTATCACTAAGTGCTGCAGCTAAAGCATTTAAGAATAAAGCAGTTTTTAAATGAGCTGATGAAGATACATTTTAGAAAATGACTCATGAAATTATCTGGAATAATCTCACTTACTGATAGTGATGCTATTATCTATGCCAGATAACTTCACATCAGGGCGTTGTTTTCTGAAATTcttaatgttttatgtttctcACATCGAATGTAATTGCTTAAAAACTCCCCGACATTACTGCTGCCCTGTTTGCCTGTAAACAGTTGATGGGCATATTGAGACACAGTAGGACACCGTTACCATGGTTACAATGTAGGTGCCCCCCTTGTGTTTTGGTCTCTGTTTCTGTCATGACTGACCAAAGAATTGTGGAGCCCAGCTTGGATCTATTGCTGAGGGGCATCCATGATAAccatttaaatgttattttctTCCCTACTAGTGGGGAAGTAAGTAGTTCCCCTAGCGAGTTGAGTCGTGTTCAGAGTCTGCTGGTCTTATGTCTCTGAACAAGGGCCACAAAGACCCTTCACATTAGACCAGAAGGCCCCTTCACCTCTTATATGTTCTCATGTAAATTCCACTCAGTGTTTGGTGCAGTCCTACCTAACGGAAGGACGGTGGCTGAAGTTTGAGCGCTTTTTCGTGCTGAGCCATATTTCTTGGATTCTCTCATCTCATAACAAAGTTAGCTAGTGCCATTTCAACATGCGCTGCACGCAGAACAAAGACGGAGAAGCAGACTTTGAACACTCTGCCCGCGAGAGGAGACAGGCATCGAAACGTGGAGGAGGAGATCTCCGACTTCTAATAGCTTGGAACCTTGGGGGGGGAAAACACTTGGTGAAACTTTTTGACATTTGACAGCATATAAAGGAGCATGTGCAAACCGTCTGATTTACATGCAGACGGCCTAAATAGATTTCTCATAACTGGTGAGATTCACTCTTTTTAAAAATGGCGGCTGCACATTTGATTCAAGGAAGTCTGGCTAAAAATGTGGTTGAAGGTGAGCTGAGTCCTGACAGAGGGCAGGCAGCCCACACTCCATGTCACTGTTCACCCGGAGCATGGACAGGAGAAGATGAGCGGATGGCCATGCAGGTCTGGTTCTTCTGGCTACGCCCGAGACCTCATGTTCACACAGCATTTCTAGAAGCATACATGGGAAGCACGCTTCGTGCACAAGACTCTCAGTATATTTGGCGCCTCCTTATTTATAGATTTGACCTTTATATGTGCTTCTTCTTTAGAAATGTTAAAAGCACTCTCCTTGCAAATAGTTGTCTAGCTTTATTTAGACTGTGGTGTTTGTGCTAGTCTTTCCTTACATCTGCCTCTGGGCGTAGTGTACATTAGAATGTAGTGTGTCCGAGAACTGCATTGAGAATGGGGTTAAATCCTCAGAGTTTTGATGGGATCTGTTTGGAATTTTTGGCTTTCGTATTTCACAGCACACCATGAATGTATTTTCAAATCAGCACTCTCGCAGAAACACTTGTAACGGCTCATATTGCAACCAGAAAGTAGGTGACCTGTTTTGTGGGATGGGGGAGTTTACCCCTGACACTGAGAAATCGGGGCAGGAGCAGAATGTTGTTCAGTAGTTTGTATCAGTATGAAGTGTGAAATGTGCCTGTGTGGATCCAACACATCTATCACATAatacacataataataataattattagtaTCACATAATAATACCTGGTGTAATCACTGTCTTAAAGAACCTATATAGATATTGAGAGTAGCAAATTCAGTAATGTGATTAAAATAGCAGTAGGGAGAACAGCTCATTTCAGTTCTCAGGTTTAAGTGGGTTATATCAGATACCCGCCACCCAGAATGCTTTACTGTATCTTCTCCTGCTTTGATGGAGCTGTATATCTGCCTTTAACAGTCCAGTGGAACTCATTTCCTCATACTGACTCCTACAAAGCATTCAGTGCTAAAGACAAAGTTGTAAACGTTACGACTCCCTGCCCTGTCTATATGGGGCAGTGTTTAGGACTGTCAAATGAACATCAGGTTACAGTGCAGGTTTTGGGTGTAGTTTTGTCCAACTTAGACAGTGCATCCCAGCAGGGCATTTGTTTTCTATTATAGACTTTCCTAATAGAGCATTACTGTGCTTCTTCTATTTTAAACTTTCCTAACAGTTCTTTAGTTTCTGCTATTTTAGACTTTCCTCAGAGAACATTAGTGTGTTTATTCTATTTTAGATTTTGCTAACAGAGCATTAGTGTTTCCACAACTTTCTTCCCACCACGTTAGACTTTCTTAACAGTGCATTATCAACCACACCAGCTGCTCACTAAAGTACTTTCAATCTACATTTTCAGGAAACTACGGAGAGAGTGGAATGGAGGCCTTTAAAGACATGGCGGCCAAGGAAGGGATCTGTATCGCACACTCAGATAAGATATACAGCAACGCTGGGGAGCACAACTTCGACCGGCTGCTGGATAAACTGCGCAGCCACCTGCCCAAAGCGCGTGTTGTGGCGTGCTTCTGCGAGGGTATGACCGTACGCGGCATCCTCATGGCCATGAGACGACGCCACCTGGTGGGCAAGTTCCTTTTGGTTGGCAGGTAAGTCTCACGAGTCGTCCACAAACAAGTGCACTGTACACTAGCGTGTCTGCATTAGCTCCTAACTAATATGAGACGTTCCTAGAACAGGATGACGGGACTATTTAAACTACCGGTAGCTGGTTAACATGTGTTCACCTTTTGGGTGCCTATAGCAGTTAGCTTCAATTTAATATGCATATCTGTGTGTCCAGGTTTGAGAAGAAACCTATTGAGAAATGACTAATCACAGCTACCTTTCCCATCCAGAAGAATCCCACACTGGATTGActgtcatcatcaccaccatcatcaccatcatcatcaccatcatctcaTATGACcagttatttattcatttttgtaaAGACAGCTTGCAATACATAGCATTTAACAAAGAGCCAACAGGGACATTCCAATTAACGTGTACATGGCGAAACAAAGAGTCCAAGCACAACTTGATCATGGACCTTCATCTACAATACAATGTTTAGACTTTTCTCTGCCAAATGTGTCATTGTGTTTGTAGCAACGTCCTGACGTGGTCTGTGGTTCATTTTGTGTTTGTCCTATTCACAATCCAGTGGTTCTAATTCCTGAACACAAAAGAGTTGTGAGCCTTAAGTTAACACCACAGCTGTGTGTTCAGCACTGGGGATTTTACTCTGTGTGGTCACTACTTTAAGAGCTCAGGCTTTGTAAGCTTCTCTTGATCAAGTaagtaattattttaaatgccAATGATCAATTCTTATTTTGAGTTGTTTTAATCAACACTAAACCACTGcttttaaaattaaaataatctTGAACTAAAAAATTTACTGGCTAGGATACGTTCTATGAGTATATGACAGCACTTTTGCAAGTCGCACTGGATAAAAAAGaaatttaatgtaaatgtaaaagacCAGTAGTGTATTCTTTGTATCACTCAACATAATTAAAAAGCTTAAGTCTTGTTTGTGACTATTCATCTGCTTGATTAGTGACAAAAAGTGATCCTGTGACAGGATTATTTCCAGAATCTGCCCAGGAGCCTTCatcatgaagaaaaaaaaatctaaaaaagaTGAGCTATTTATAGTGTCATATAGGCCAAGAGATTATTCCTCACATTTTAATTTCCCCTCACTGTGACATCTAAATGACCTATTATGAGGTTCAGTACAATTTTAGTCTGGGCTGATCTAGTTGTAGGTATTAAGAGAAGAAATCATATGCTTGCTATCTCTGTTAAGAACTACTGATAAGATAGCTTATTGGCGTATTGCAGAattgtaatggtgagggaaagtagttattaaataattaactaattcttaatttagcatttaaaaaatattttttaagtaATTAAAATATCCCAATATGTTTTTGGCCCCTTCTCCTAAAACATTGTTACATTGATTCTGTATGATTTCTTACATGTTTTACATACATATGTGGTCATTTAAGTGGGATTTGATGAAGTGGGCGATTCATGCGTTGTACAATGTCCATTTATTCCTGGTCCTGCTATACTGACATCTGGGTCTGTAGTGCAGTCTGTAAGTGTCTGGTTCTGTAGTGCAGTCTGTAGTTTTTTGGTGGTGGTTTGTACTACAGCACAATAGATTCAAAATTAAACAAAGTCTATGAAATTGCAGTGCTAAATGTCAGCTTtaattgtgtgttttttttaacatttaCAGAATAATGAATGAATCATGTATGAATCAAAGTTGTAATTTATCGTTATTCTGTTATTTTTGCGGTATTAGAGGTCTTTCTGAAACACTGCTGGATGGTTGCTTGTACCCGTGAGGAGTTAAAGAATTCCGTGAACACTCCAGACATCGG
This window contains:
- the LOC143525785 gene encoding tyrosinase-like, encoding MRSLSLITFFLQLFKSTYEQFPRQCISRDVLGSKECCPVWEDGSPCGTRSGRGVCEDVVVSEQPDGPQYPFKGIDDRERWPTVFFNRTCRCLQNFMGHNCGDCSFGYFGPNCAERRESVRKNIFQLSATERQNFIAYLNLAKNTVSQDYVIATGTYNEIINSTTPMFLNVSIYDLFVWMHYYVSRNAMLGGTNNVWRQVDFGHWAPAFPPWHRVYLLRWEHEIRKLTGDFSFTVPYWDWRDARDCDVCTDDLMGSQSRLNPNLISPSSVFSSWKVICSRAPEYSMRGVLCDGREEGPLLRNPGKHDRNVADGLPTAANVEFTLNLAQYDTGDMDVTANMSFRNTLEGFGDPQTGLGSSPKMGMHASVHVFMNGSMSSVQGSANDPIFILHHAFVDSIYEQWLRRHQPDRSHYPSANAPIGHNSEYYMAPFIPLYRNGDYFLSSKDMGYEYAYLQDPGQRFIDNVASYLEEVRVLWIWLLGAAVLGALCTGVLAVGLAAVRMCLLRRRRRPLDSEKQPLIISTDTEGSSSSYSAMMS